A stretch of Candidatus Marinimicrobia bacterium CG08_land_8_20_14_0_20_45_22 DNA encodes these proteins:
- the typA gene encoding translational GTPase TypA — protein MRKQNIRNIAIIAHVDHGKTTLVDGMLKQSGTFRENQHIEERVMDSMDLERERGITISAKNTAIWYNSVKINIVDTPGHADFGGEVERSLNMVDGALLLVDASEGPLPQTRFVLKKALAKGLPIILVINKIDRRDARIDEVVNEVYDLFIDLGATDEQIGFPIRYTQAKTGVAHKKLDDGSENLQPLFDAILEFTPGPEADDNEQPQFLITNVDYDSYVGQIAIGRLSHGLLEMNKSYTLCGETENVNNVKFSALYTFRGLVKVPVEKVEAGDIIAVAGVPNVAIGDTISSQENPKPLPRIHVDSPTVSMIYYVNTSPFAGKEATYMTSRHLRERLEKETLRNIAIQVNPIKERSDAFEVCGRGELQMAILIETMRREGYALMVSKPRVITIQRDGKVFEPVERVFIDVPQEYIGVVTEKLSIRKGRMTKLTNTGSGRVNLEIVIPTRGLIGFRSQFLTDTRGMGVMNTLIEGYEPWFGAIPQRSTGAMVADRQGRVTAYASFGMVDRGELFVAPGTEVYCGMIIGERNRPMDMNVNIAREKKLTNMRASTSDATVTLRPPRILTLDQSIEFIAEDELVEVTPQSVRLRKMELDPLKRYVMKKRECDGGQFDFNE, from the coding sequence ATGAGAAAACAAAATATACGGAACATCGCCATCATCGCTCACGTCGATCACGGCAAAACGACTTTGGTGGATGGAATGCTCAAACAGAGCGGCACATTCCGGGAAAATCAGCACATTGAAGAACGCGTCATGGATTCGATGGATTTAGAGCGCGAACGCGGCATAACAATCTCAGCGAAAAACACGGCTATATGGTACAATTCAGTCAAAATAAATATCGTTGATACGCCTGGGCATGCCGATTTCGGCGGCGAAGTCGAGCGGAGCCTGAACATGGTGGATGGCGCATTGCTACTGGTGGACGCCAGTGAAGGACCTTTACCACAGACGCGATTCGTACTGAAAAAGGCCTTAGCAAAAGGACTTCCAATCATTCTTGTTATCAATAAAATCGATCGCCGGGATGCGCGGATCGATGAAGTTGTTAATGAAGTTTACGACCTGTTCATCGATCTTGGAGCAACAGACGAACAGATTGGATTTCCAATTCGATACACACAAGCGAAGACGGGAGTGGCACATAAAAAATTGGATGATGGCTCGGAGAATCTACAGCCGCTTTTCGATGCAATATTAGAATTCACTCCTGGACCAGAAGCAGACGATAATGAACAACCGCAGTTTTTAATCACTAACGTCGATTATGATTCCTATGTTGGACAAATTGCCATCGGCCGGCTTTCACACGGATTGCTCGAAATGAATAAAAGCTATACGCTATGTGGCGAGACGGAAAACGTTAACAACGTGAAATTTTCCGCGCTATACACATTTCGCGGCTTGGTAAAAGTTCCAGTCGAAAAAGTTGAAGCGGGTGACATCATTGCCGTAGCCGGCGTTCCAAACGTGGCAATTGGCGACACGATTTCTTCACAGGAAAATCCAAAACCGTTACCGCGGATTCACGTCGATAGTCCGACGGTTTCAATGATTTATTATGTAAATACAAGTCCGTTTGCCGGAAAAGAAGCCACGTACATGACGTCGCGTCACCTGCGCGAGAGGCTTGAAAAGGAGACGCTCCGAAATATTGCTATTCAGGTGAACCCAATAAAAGAACGTAGCGATGCTTTTGAAGTCTGCGGACGCGGCGAATTACAAATGGCGATTTTAATTGAAACGATGCGTCGTGAAGGTTATGCCTTAATGGTTTCAAAACCACGCGTCATCACGATTCAACGTGATGGAAAAGTTTTTGAACCGGTTGAACGGGTTTTTATCGACGTGCCGCAAGAATATATCGGCGTTGTTACGGAAAAGCTTTCTATTCGAAAAGGTCGTATGACTAAATTGACAAACACCGGAAGCGGGCGGGTCAATTTGGAGATCGTTATTCCGACGCGAGGATTGATCGGTTTCCGAAGTCAATTTCTTACGGACACGCGTGGCATGGGTGTGATGAACACACTTATTGAAGGTTACGAACCGTGGTTTGGAGCAATTCCGCAACGATCAACCGGGGCGATGGTTGCCGACAGACAGGGAAGAGTCACCGCGTATGCGAGTTTTGGAATGGTAGATCGTGGTGAACTGTTTGTCGCTCCCGGAACGGAAGTTTATTGTGGGATGATTATCGGAGAACGTAATCGGCCTATGGACATGAATGTAAACATCGCCCGCGAAAAGAAACTGACCAACATGCGCGCATCGACATCTGATGCTACAGTGACTTTACGGCCGCCGCGCATTTTAACGCTTGATCAATCCATCGAATTTATAGCCGAAGATGAACTGGTCGAGGTGACACCGCAGAGCGTACGGCTTCGCAAAATGGAACTCGATCCGTTGAAACGTTATGTGATGAAAAAACGGGAATGCGACGGAGGGCAATTTGACTTTAACGAATAA
- a CDS encoding dCTP deaminase → MSVKSDRWIQEMSENYGMIEPFEKDQVSKGVISYGVSAYGYDMRIADEFKIFRGAGSKILDPKNFCDDFFEIFVGKECIIPANSFILARSVEYFRIPRNIITITSGKSTYARCGVIVNVTPFEPEWEGFVTISISNTSPLPVKLYAMEGIAQVIFLESDEICQISYADKKGKYQAQKMITTAKISE, encoded by the coding sequence TTGAGCGTTAAATCGGATCGCTGGATACAGGAGATGTCTGAAAATTACGGCATGATCGAACCGTTCGAGAAGGATCAGGTTTCTAAAGGCGTCATCTCATACGGCGTCTCAGCTTACGGCTATGACATGAGAATTGCGGACGAATTTAAAATCTTTCGCGGCGCCGGATCTAAAATTCTTGATCCAAAGAATTTTTGTGATGATTTTTTTGAGATATTTGTGGGGAAAGAGTGTATTATTCCGGCAAATTCTTTCATATTGGCGAGAAGCGTCGAATATTTCAGAATTCCTAGAAACATCATTACAATCACATCGGGAAAATCGACTTATGCACGGTGTGGTGTGATCGTGAATGTGACGCCGTTTGAGCCGGAATGGGAAGGTTTTGTGACGATTTCGATTTCCAATACATCGCCACTTCCGGTCAAACTGTACGCAATGGAAGGAATCGCTCAAGTCATTTTTCTGGAGAGCGACGAAATCTGCCAAATTTCCTACGCCGATAAAAAGGGAAAATATCAGGCGCAGAAAATGATCACAACGGCTAAAATCAGTGAATGA